The following proteins are co-located in the Poecile atricapillus isolate bPoeAtr1 chromosome 2, bPoeAtr1.hap1, whole genome shotgun sequence genome:
- the STEAP2 gene encoding metalloreductase STEAP2, whose protein sequence is MESISMMGSPKNLNETFLPNVANGIKDASKVTIGIIGSGDFAKSLTIRLIRCGYHVVIGSRNPKHAADFFPHVVDVTHHEDAVAKTNIIFVAIHREHYTSLWDLKHLLAGKILIDVSNNTRVDQYPDSNAEYLASLFPDSLIVKGFNVVSAWSLQLGPKDASRQVYICSNNVQARHQVIELARQLGFIPIDLGALSSSREIENLPLRLFTLWKGPVVIAISLATFFFIYSFVRDIIHPYMRNQQSDFYKIPIEIVNKTLPIVAITLLSLVYLSGLIAAAYQLYYGTKYRRFPPWLDNWLQCRKQLGLLSFFFATVHVVYSLCLPMRRSERYLFLNMAYQQVHANVENSWNEEEVWRIEMYISFGIMSLGLLSLLAVTSIPSVNSALNWREFSFIQSTLGYIALLISTFHVLIYGWKRAFEEEYYRFYTPPNFVLALVLPCIVILGKIVLLLPCVSRKLRRIRRGWEKSHVIEEVSGSVPHLSPERITVM, encoded by the exons ATGGAATCAATCTCTATGATGGGGAGTCCCAAGAACCTTAATGAAACTTTTCTACCAAATGTTGCCAATGGCATCAAGGATGCCAGTAAGGTCACAATAGGCATCATTGGAAGTGGAGACTTCGCTAAGTCATTGACAATCAGACTTATCAGATGTGGGTACCACGTGGTCATAGGGAGCAGAAACCCTAAACATGCTGCTGACTTCTTTCCCCATGTGGTTGATGTCACTCACCATGAAGATGCAGTAGCTAAAACAAACATCATTTTTGTAGCTATACACAGAGAGCATTACACCTCTTTGTGGGATCTCAAACATTTACTTGCTGGTAAAATTCTGATTGATGTCAGCAATAATACAAGAGTAGACCAATATCCAGACTCCAATGCAGAGTATTTGGCATCACTTTTTCCTGATTCCCTAATTGTCAAAGGATTCAATGTCGTTTCAGCTTGGTCACTGCAGTTAGGACCAAAGGATGCCAGCAGACAG GTCTATATATGCAGTAACAATGTTCAGGCTCGCCATCAAGTTATTGAGCTTGCCCGTCAGCTTGGTTTCATTCCTATTGATTTGGGGGCATTGTCATCTTCAAGGGAGATTGAAAACCTGCCTCTGCGACTGTTCACCCTGTGGAAGGGGCCTGTAGTGATTGCCATTAGTCTGgcaacatttttcttcatctatTCCTTTGTCAGAGATATCATCCATCCGTACATGAGAAATCAGCAGAGTGACTTTTACAAGATTCCCATTGAGATTGTGAACAAGACTCTGCCAATTGTTGCTATCACTTTGCTTTCTCTAGTATATTTATCAGGACTTATTGCAGCTGCTTATCAGCTTTACTATGGCACGAAGTATCGGCGATTTCCTCCTTGGCTGGACAACTGGCTCCAGTGTCGAAAGCAGCTTGGCCTGCTGAGTTTTTTCTTTGCAACAGTGCACGTGGTGTACAGCCTCTGCTTGCCTATGAGGAGATCAGAGCGGTACTTGTTCCTCAACATGGCATATCAACAA GTTCATGCAAATGTTGAAAATTCTTGGAATGAGGAAGAAGTGTGGCGAATTGAAATGTATATCTCTTTTGGAATAATGAGTCTTGGATTGCTTTCTTTGCTGGCAGTAACTTCCATCCCTTCAGTAAACAGTGCCTTAAACTGGAGGGAGTTCAGTTTTATTCAG tCTACACTTGGATACATTGCTCTGCTTATAAGTACTTTCCATGTACTGATTTATGGATGGAAGAGAGCTTTTGAAGAAGAGTATTACAGATTTTATACACCACCAAATTTTGTTCTTGCCCTTGTTCTGCCTTGCATTGTAATTCTTGGCAAGATTGTGTTACTTTTGCCATGTGTAAGTAGGAAACTGAGGAGAATTCGAAGAGGATGGGAGAAAAGCCATGTTATAGAAGAAGTAAGCGGATCTGTTCCTCATCTCTCCCCAGAAAGAATAACTGTAATGTGA